One Thioclava sp. ES.031 genomic window, CTTCTTCCTCGAAGACGTGGCCGAGATGGTGGAGGACGTCCATTACCCGACCCTGCCGCCGGTGCGCAAACTGACCTTCGCCGAAGGCATGCGCGACACGGTGCGGTTTTTCGGGGTGATCCTCGCGGCCAACATCATCGCCCTGATGATCTACCCCTTCGTGATCCCGCTGGCTCCGTTTCTGTTCTTCGGGCTGAACGGCTACCTCCTGGGGCGTGAATATTTCCAGATGGCGGCCTTCCGGCGGATGGAGCGCGAAGCGGCACTCGAACTTTACGAGCGCAACAAAGTCACGATCTGGGCCGCGGGCGCGCTGATGGCGGTGCCGCTTTCGATCCCGCTGGTGAACCTCTTCGTGCCGGTTCTGGGCGCTGCGGGCTTCACCCACCTGTTCCACGCGATCACCGGTCGCCGCGGGTGACGGGGCGGCGCCGAGGCGCCGCTCACATCTCTTCCTTGATGCCCTTGCGGATCAGCAGCCAGTTCACCGGATAGGCGGTCACAAAACCGGCCATCATCGCGATCTGCATGGCGAACCAGAATTCCGGGTCGGCGGCGTTGATCTCGGCGCCCCAAAGCCCTTTGAACACGGCGAACTGGAAGATCGCCATCATCCCGTACATGCCGACCTGCCAGGAGGTGAGCGAAGCGACATCGGCTTTCGCCGCCTCTTTGAGCCCTTTGACAAGGCCAAGCCCGCGCATCGGCGCAATCGAGAAATATTGGAACACGATCCCGATCGCGAGGGCGAAGACATAATCGAGCCCCCAAACCGCAAAGATCTTGTCTTCCCAAAAACCCGGCCAGCCGAATGCGATCAGAACCGCGGGGACGGCGAGCGCGAGGTTCTCGGCCAGAATATCGCCGAGAGTGCAGCCTGCGCCGCAATGGAGCGTTCCCTTCGCGACCGAGACCGGGAAGGGCGCATTGCCATGGCCCGGAAAGCGGCCATGCAGCCAGATGACCAGCGGTCCGCCGAACAACCCGCAAATCGGCCAGACCCATGCCATGATCGCCATATGTGGCGGATTCCGACGCATCTGAACGAGAAGATAGAGAAATGAGAGAACGCCTACAGCAAGCGATAACCAGCTCAGAACGGTAAACCAGTTTGGTGTCATGGGAGGCTCCTTTCAATAACCTCCCAACTCGCTCCGCTTTACTGGGTTCCCTGCGTGCCTAGCGGCGCAGCTGCCCGAAGAAGTCGATATCTTCCAAGGTGATGATCCCCGACAGCAGCACCGCCGCGATGATCGCCCAGAGCACGATGGTGACAATGGTGGTGATCTTCACCTTCGCGCCCAGATGCGCCTCATGCGGCGCGCCTGCGGGGGTGCCCGGCACGACCTCGTCCACATCGCCTTGCGTCTTCAACCGCACCGGCAAGACCATGAAGAAGATCATGAACCAGATGACTGCGAAGAGGATGATGCCGCCGGTGAGGCTCATCAGACCTGCTCCAGTTCGACCAGGCAGCCATTGAAGTCCTTCGGGTGCAGGAACAGCACGGGCTTGCCATGCGCACCGATCTTCGGCTCGCCGCTGCCCAGAACCCGCGCGCCATCCGCTTTCAGCTTGTCGCGCGCCTCAAGGATGTCCTCCACCTCGAAGCACATGTGATGGATGCCGCCCGCGGGGTTCTTTTCCAGAAAGCCGTTGATCGGGCTGTCCTCGCCCAGCGGATAGAGCAGTTCGATCTTGGTGTTGGGCAGCTCGATGAAGACGACCGTGACGCCGTGATCGGGCTCGTCCTGCGGCGCGCCGACATTGGCACCCAGCGTGTCGCGATACTTGGCCGAGGCCGCCTCGAGGTCGGGCACGGCAATGGCGACATGGTTCAGGCGTCCGATCATTTGGGTCTCCTCCGGTAACGCGGGCGTTAAAAGGGGTAGCCGGGCGCGCGGCTTCGCGCAAGCCTTGCGGTGGCAGTTGTGAACCCGGTTCGGATTAACCCAGTGTTAGGCAATCTGCGCCCTACTGATCGGACAAGCCGAATCCGATCGCAGCCGAAGGGGCCATGACATGAGCGACACGATCCCGACCCTGACCCGCATGCCGACACCCGAACGCCCCCTGACCGGGCTGACGGTACTTCTGGTGGAAGACAGCCGCTTTGCCTCGGAAGCCGTGCCGCTGCTGTGCCTGCGCTCGGGGGCGCGAATCCGGCGCGCCGATTGCCTCGCCTCGGCAGATCGGCATCTCAAGACCTATCGGCCCTCGATCGTGATCGTGGATATGGGCCTGCCCGATGGCTCGGGAAGCGACCTGATCGCCGAGATACGCGGGACGCGCGGGCCGCATCCGGTGGTCCTTGGGACCTCGGGCGACCCCGACCTGAAAAGCGCGGCCCTCGCTGCGGGCGCGGACGGGTTTCTGGAAAAGCCGATCGAAAGCCTCGCCGTGTTTCAGGAAGCGATCCTGTCGACCCTGCCCGAAGAGATGCGACCGCTCGGCCTGCGCGCGCTTGCCGATCTTGTGATCGCACCGGACCCGCTCGCGCTGCGCGACGACCTGCAGCACCTCTCGGAACTGCTGCGCGACACTAAGGGGGCGGATGCGCGCGCCCTGCCCTATGCCGCGCATTTCCTTCATAGCATCGCGCGCTCGGCCCATGATGCGGCGCTGGACGATGCGGCGCAGCGCCTGAGACGATCCGGCGGCCCCTCCCGCGAGGATATGACCCGCGTCACGCAGATCCTGGACGCGCGGATCGCGGCCGCCGGGGCGTTCTGACGCAGCTGCGGAACCGCCTCTCCGACATCGCGTTGCTCCGACTGAAAATCGATCCAACGGAGGAACCCCGATGCCCTCGATCTATGACGAAATCAAAAAGGACCACGACCACCATCGCGCCCTTCTCAAGACCATCGCCGACACCACCGGTGCGAGCGACGCGCGCAAGAAAGCCTGGGCCGAATTCTACAACGACGTGAAGGCCCACGGCGCCGCCGAGGAAGAGACCTTCTACTCGAAGCTGATGACCAAGACCTGGGGGCAGGATGCGGCGCGCCATTCGGTCGAGGAACATGCCGAGATCGACGACCTGCTCGAAGAGCTCAACGGCATGGACATGTCGAGCCCCGGCTGGCTGAACAAGTTCAACACCCTGGCGCATGACTACAATCACCATATCGACGAGGAAGAAGAAGACATCTTCAAGCGCGCGAAAGAGGTGATCGACAGCTCCGAGATCGACGGCT contains:
- a CDS encoding EI24 domain-containing protein encodes the protein MIISSYVKAWADLLRPGAMKVVGFGVALSLGLLVAIYVAMVMLIGWLVPDSFSLPFIGEVGHIDTALSIVSAGVILFASIFLMVPVASAFTGFFLEDVAEMVEDVHYPTLPPVRKLTFAEGMRDTVRFFGVILAANIIALMIYPFVIPLAPFLFFGLNGYLLGREYFQMAAFRRMEREAALELYERNKVTIWAAGALMAVPLSIPLVNLFVPVLGAAGFTHLFHAITGRRG
- a CDS encoding DUF4396 domain-containing protein is translated as MTPNWFTVLSWLSLAVGVLSFLYLLVQMRRNPPHMAIMAWVWPICGLFGGPLVIWLHGRFPGHGNAPFPVSVAKGTLHCGAGCTLGDILAENLALAVPAVLIAFGWPGFWEDKIFAVWGLDYVFALAIGIVFQYFSIAPMRGLGLVKGLKEAAKADVASLTSWQVGMYGMMAIFQFAVFKGLWGAEINAADPEFWFAMQIAMMAGFVTAYPVNWLLIRKGIKEEM
- a CDS encoding DUF1467 family protein translates to MSLTGGIILFAVIWFMIFFMVLPVRLKTQGDVDEVVPGTPAGAPHEAHLGAKVKITTIVTIVLWAIIAAVLLSGIITLEDIDFFGQLRR
- the mce gene encoding methylmalonyl-CoA epimerase, which produces MIGRLNHVAIAVPDLEAASAKYRDTLGANVGAPQDEPDHGVTVVFIELPNTKIELLYPLGEDSPINGFLEKNPAGGIHHMCFEVEDILEARDKLKADGARVLGSGEPKIGAHGKPVLFLHPKDFNGCLVELEQV
- a CDS encoding response regulator — encoded protein: MSDTIPTLTRMPTPERPLTGLTVLLVEDSRFASEAVPLLCLRSGARIRRADCLASADRHLKTYRPSIVIVDMGLPDGSGSDLIAEIRGTRGPHPVVLGTSGDPDLKSAALAAGADGFLEKPIESLAVFQEAILSTLPEEMRPLGLRALADLVIAPDPLALRDDLQHLSELLRDTKGADARALPYAAHFLHSIARSAHDAALDDAAQRLRRSGGPSREDMTRVTQILDARIAAAGAF
- a CDS encoding hemerythrin domain-containing protein — protein: MPSIYDEIKKDHDHHRALLKTIADTTGASDARKKAWAEFYNDVKAHGAAEEETFYSKLMTKTWGQDAARHSVEEHAEIDDLLEELNGMDMSSPGWLNKFNTLAHDYNHHIDEEEEDIFKRAKEVIDSSEIDGYGERFLSRKKKELTLVDDKLNDHLED